In one Agrobacterium vitis genomic region, the following are encoded:
- a CDS encoding ABC transporter ATP-binding protein: protein MIILLPGGLASLVARHFRDTAAKQALEALPATVNISAGGADTLVSIRNLGKSYGSLAVLKGIDLKIRPGELVSVVGPNGAGKTTLMRCLSDGTEAIDGQVESNGHDIAGMPPERIVALGVGRKFQVASIFDSMTVAECLRMARLSHERPSLTRSGTSIPLPVAAVEILRLTGIADIVDRPVSLLSHGQRQALELAMVVALEPRLILLDEPTAGLTKAERMTIGTVLKKLTSEMGFAAILVEHDLDFVREISSRIVVLHQGKLVLDGTVEDVVQSETVRTIYAGGAHV, encoded by the coding sequence ATGATCATTCTTCTGCCGGGCGGCCTCGCCTCCCTCGTCGCCCGCCACTTCCGCGATACGGCTGCGAAACAAGCACTCGAAGCACTGCCCGCCACTGTCAATATCTCGGCAGGCGGGGCAGACACACTCGTCTCGATCCGCAACCTCGGCAAGTCCTATGGCAGCCTTGCCGTGCTCAAAGGTATCGACCTGAAAATCCGCCCCGGAGAACTGGTCAGCGTCGTCGGCCCGAATGGCGCCGGCAAGACCACGCTGATGCGTTGCCTGTCAGACGGCACCGAAGCGATCGACGGCCAGGTCGAGAGCAATGGTCACGATATAGCCGGCATGCCGCCGGAACGTATCGTCGCACTCGGCGTCGGCCGCAAGTTCCAGGTTGCCAGCATCTTCGACAGCATGACCGTGGCCGAATGCCTGCGCATGGCGCGCCTCTCCCACGAGCGTCCGAGCTTGACCAGATCAGGCACAAGCATTCCGCTACCGGTCGCCGCAGTGGAGATCCTGCGGCTTACCGGTATCGCCGACATCGTCGACAGGCCCGTCTCGCTGCTGTCTCATGGACAACGTCAGGCACTGGAACTTGCCATGGTCGTGGCGCTCGAACCCCGCCTCATCCTGCTCGACGAGCCGACCGCCGGCCTGACCAAGGCGGAGCGCATGACCATAGGCACCGTCCTAAAGAAGCTGACATCGGAAATGGGCTTCGCCGCCATCCTGGTGGAGCACGATCTCGATTTCGTTCGGGAGATTTCAAGCCGCATCGTCGTGCTGCATCAGGGCAAACTCGTTCTCGACGGAACGGTCGAAGATGTCGTCCAGTCCGAAACGGTCCGCACCATCTATGCAGGAGGCGCCCATGTCTGA
- a CDS encoding branched-chain amino acid ABC transporter permease: MTLLLDILSTAAILFIVATGLLAIFGVLKIINFAHGAWLTVGAYCTVVTNELGLNPWFALLLAFVTGAVLGALTERFIVRPLYRRPLDAILATWGLGIVIGQLITLWFGRDVHFTPALLPGTLDVLDTGYSLYRLFAVGAALAIGLGFAFLLEGTRLGLSAQAVIMNENLARALGMDTEKIRLATFMIGTGLAALAGVLLAPLTSVDPNMGVAWLTGAFMLVMVAGTSFGALAVACLVFGAAQVLVSTFLSPILGGITVAVLCAITLRIRPKGFARA, translated from the coding sequence ATGACGCTCTTACTGGACATCCTCAGTACGGCAGCCATCCTGTTCATTGTCGCAACGGGGCTGCTCGCCATTTTCGGCGTACTCAAGATCATTAACTTCGCCCATGGCGCCTGGCTGACGGTTGGGGCTTACTGCACCGTCGTCACAAACGAACTCGGCCTCAATCCCTGGTTCGCCCTGCTCCTGGCTTTCGTCACCGGCGCCGTTCTGGGCGCCCTAACGGAGCGCTTCATCGTCCGCCCGCTCTATCGCCGTCCGCTCGACGCGATCCTGGCCACCTGGGGGCTCGGCATTGTCATTGGCCAGCTGATCACCCTGTGGTTCGGACGCGACGTGCATTTCACCCCTGCGCTCCTGCCAGGTACGCTTGACGTCCTCGACACCGGCTATTCGCTCTACCGGCTGTTTGCCGTCGGCGCAGCACTTGCCATCGGTCTTGGCTTCGCCTTCCTGCTCGAAGGCACGCGGCTCGGTCTTTCAGCCCAGGCAGTCATCATGAACGAAAACCTTGCCCGCGCGCTCGGCATGGATACCGAGAAGATCCGGCTCGCCACGTTCATGATCGGTACCGGCCTTGCCGCGCTGGCCGGGGTGCTGCTGGCGCCGCTCACCAGCGTCGATCCCAATATGGGTGTTGCCTGGCTGACCGGCGCGTTCATGCTGGTCATGGTCGCCGGCACGTCCTTCGGCGCGCTGGCCGTCGCCTGCCTTGTCTTTGGCGCCGCGCAGGTTCTGGTCTCGACCTTCCTCAGCCCCATCCTCGGCGGCATCACCGTGGCCGTCCTCTGCGCCATCACGCTTCGCATCCGTCCGAAGGGATTTGCCCGTGCCTGA
- a CDS encoding ABC transporter ATP-binding protein, which produces MSEAAKLQLNGISSGYGAVDVINDVSLAIKQGEIFALMGKNGMGKTTLLKSILGFMPLSKGSVNVDGKAIAGKRPAELVASGIGYAPQEQPLFQDLSIRDNLRLALRSDRELSPALKRVYSYFPFLEDRLVQKAGTLSGGEQKMLILARALMLRPTLLLIDEISEGLQPSVIIHIASVLKHDRARNGTTILLVEQNLDFALSVADRWAVLKLGAIDDEDNNGPDTRARVLQHLKI; this is translated from the coding sequence ATGTCTGAGGCCGCAAAACTTCAGCTCAACGGCATCAGCAGCGGCTACGGCGCCGTCGACGTGATCAACGACGTGTCTCTGGCCATAAAACAGGGGGAGATTTTCGCCCTGATGGGCAAGAACGGCATGGGTAAGACAACGCTGCTCAAGTCGATTCTAGGCTTCATGCCCCTCTCCAAGGGATCAGTGAATGTCGATGGCAAAGCGATTGCCGGAAAGAGACCCGCTGAGCTTGTCGCCTCGGGCATCGGCTACGCGCCACAGGAACAGCCGCTATTTCAGGACCTTTCGATCCGCGACAATCTGCGGCTGGCGTTGCGTAGCGACCGCGAGCTCAGCCCGGCGCTGAAGCGAGTCTACAGCTATTTCCCATTCTTGGAAGATCGACTTGTTCAAAAGGCTGGAACACTGTCTGGCGGCGAACAGAAGATGCTGATCTTGGCGCGGGCGCTGATGCTTCGTCCGACGCTGCTGCTGATCGACGAAATCTCCGAGGGCCTCCAACCCTCCGTCATCATCCACATCGCGTCTGTGCTAAAACATGATCGCGCACGCAACGGCACCACCATTCTACTGGTTGAGCAGAACCTTGACTTCGCGCTTTCAGTCGCCGATCGTTGGGCAGTGCTTAAGCTCGGCGCCATCGACGACGAGGACAACAACGGTCCCGATACCCGCGCACGCGTGCTGCAACATCTGAAGATCTGA
- a CDS encoding amidase, whose amino-acid sequence MGLGTDTSGSIRLPASQ is encoded by the coding sequence ATCGGTCTCGGAACCGACACGTCAGGCTCGATCCGTTTGCCAGCTAGCCAATAG
- a CDS encoding amidase family protein: MRLAVKDLVDVAGYPTAAGNPHLLAASGIKNKTAPLVQLLLDAGAQFVGKTNTDELAYSLIGGNMHFGMPVNPAHPELIPGGPLLAPL; encoded by the coding sequence ATGCGGCTCGCCGTCAAGGATCTGGTCGATGTCGCGGGCTATCCTACGGCGGCGGGTAACCCGCACCTGCTCGCCGCCTCCGGCATCAAGAACAAAACGGCGCCTCTTGTACAGCTGCTGCTGGATGCCGGAGCGCAATTTGTGGGCAAGACCAACACAGATGAACTTGCCTACTCGCTCATTGGCGGCAACATGCATTTCGGCATGCCCGTCAATCCAGCTCATCCGGAGCTGATCCCCGGAGGACCTCTTCTGGCTCCGCTGTAG
- a CDS encoding MFS transporter, whose amino-acid sequence MISGLTIANVVGVPLGTFIAQAAGWRTTFLIVAGIGAVALLGLVCFLPSIETARDLDAEIRALKVPPVWLTLTVSTLASTSMFAFFTYVTPILTRIAGIAEAHVGFVLLALGVGLTAGNYHGARLADWRAGQVLSRYWSVSPSCCPPSPYTGRRRGPRR is encoded by the coding sequence ATGATCAGCGGACTGACCATCGCCAATGTCGTGGGCGTGCCTCTCGGCACCTTCATCGCCCAGGCCGCAGGCTGGCGCACTACGTTCCTTATCGTTGCCGGCATCGGTGCGGTCGCGCTGCTTGGTCTGGTTTGTTTTCTTCCGTCAATCGAAACCGCGCGTGATCTGGATGCCGAGATTCGAGCGCTGAAGGTGCCGCCGGTCTGGCTGACGCTGACGGTCAGCACGCTCGCCTCCACCAGCATGTTCGCCTTCTTCACCTATGTGACGCCGATCCTCACACGGATCGCCGGCATTGCCGAAGCACATGTCGGTTTCGTCCTGCTGGCCCTCGGGGTTGGACTGACAGCCGGGAATTATCATGGCGCGCGGCTGGCGGACTGGCGGGCGGGCCAAGTCTTGTCGCGGTACTGGTCGGTGTCGCCCTCGTGTTGCCCGCCTTCGCCGTATACGGGCAGGCGCCGCGGGCCGCGTCGGTAA